One window from the genome of Elaeis guineensis isolate ETL-2024a chromosome 5, EG11, whole genome shotgun sequence encodes:
- the LOC105045667 gene encoding protein TRIGALACTOSYLDIACYLGLYCEROL 2, chloroplastic: MVSNMWVQASSSKAMLLSPICASINRLRHPAPCLPTKPLRKLPLVKAKSMDDKQNLPLSSKGKNPLALVLEIPRTIWRQTLQPLSDFGFGRRSVWEGGVGLFIVSGVVLFALSMAWLRGFYLKSRFRKYQAVFEFSQACGICIGTPVRIRGVTVGNVIHVDSSLKSVDAVVEVEDDKTIIPRNSLVEVNQSGLLMETLIDITPRDPLPTPSAGPLDPDCVKEGLIVCDRERIKGQEGVSLDALVGILTRLGREMEEIGIKRSYKLAEKVAAVIEEAQPLLTKIEAMAEAIQPLLAEIRDSALLKEVESLTKSLAEATEDLRKVNTSILTPENTQMIQKSVSTLVITLKNIEGISSDILGLTGDEATRENLKSLIRSLSRLL; this comes from the exons ATGGTTTCAAATATGTGGGTCCAAGCTTCTTCCTCTAAAGCCATGTTATTGTCGCCAATATGTGCTTCTATTAATAGGTTACGGCATCCTGCTCCTTGTCTTCCCACGAAGCCCTTAAGAAAACTTCCCCTAGTAAAAGCAAAGTCAATGGATGACAAGCAAAATCTACCactgtcttcaaaaggaaaaaacCCTCTTGCACTCGTTCTTGAGATTCCACGGACAATCTGGAGGCAGACCTTGCAGCCGCTGAGTGATTTTGGTTTTGGCCGGCGGAGCGTCTGGGAGGGGGGTGTTGGCTTGTTCATTGTTTCTGGGGTTGTTCTCTTTGCTCTAAGTATGGCATGGTTGAGGGGATTTTATTTGAAGTCACGATTTAGGAAGTATCAGGCAGTGTTCGAGTTCTCTCAAGCTTGTGGGATCTGCATAGGAACTCCAGTTAGGATCCGAGGTGTGACTGTTGGAAATGTCATCCATGTTGATTCTTCTTTGAAGAGCGTTGATGCAGTTGTTGAG GTTGAAGATGATAAGACTATTATACCTCGAAATTCATTGGTTGAGGTGAATCAGTCTGGCCTTCTTATGGAGACATTGATTGATATCACACCACGAGATCCACTACCAACTCCCTCAGCTGGCCCTCTGGATCCAGATTGTGTCAAAGAAGGTCTTATTGTTTGTGACAGAGAGAGGATAAAGGGACAAGAAGGGGTGAGCTTGGATGCATTGGTTGGGATACTCACCCGTCTTGGACGGGAAATGGAGGAAATAGGTATTAAAAGAAGCTACAAGTTGGCTGAAAAAGTTGCAGCTGTCATAGAAGAAGCACAACCTCTGCTTACAAAG ATTGAAGCCATGGCTGAAGCAATTCAACCTTTGCTTGCTGAGATTCGTGATAGTGCTTTGTTGAAGGAAGTTGAGAGTTTAACTAAAAGCCTGGCTGAAGCAACTGAAGATCTGAG GAAGGTCAACACTTCCATCCTCACTCCTGAAAATACTCAAATGATTCAGAAGTCGGTATCCACACTGGTTATCACATTAAAGAATATTGAG GGTATAAGCTCCGACATTTTAGGTCTCACAGGTGATGAGGCCACCAGAGAGAATTTGAAGTCGCTTATCAGGTCACTCAGCAGACTGTTGTGA